One region of Pseudomonas alvandae genomic DNA includes:
- a CDS encoding N-acetylmuramoyl-L-alanine amidase, translated as MKFAPLLASLLLLAGCASGPRLDTSHPSVNHDSRIQFVVVHYTSASLERSLSLLTHGEVSAHYLIGDDKNATIYKLVDESRRAWHAGESEWQGRTWLNSSSIGIEIVNPGYIDTPTGRLWYPYSEAQVQSLIVLLKDITRRNAINPVNIIGHSDIAPMRKLDPGPLFPWKRLAEAGLGVWPDERAVARQQAAYVDQLPSASWFQAELARLGYPTPRTGEWDVTTHQVLAAFQMRYRPARFDGAPDAQSAAILTVLNQTK; from the coding sequence ATGAAATTTGCCCCGCTTCTTGCTTCGTTGCTTCTCCTGGCCGGTTGCGCGAGCGGTCCCCGACTCGACACCAGCCATCCCTCGGTCAACCACGACAGTCGAATCCAGTTCGTTGTCGTGCATTACACCTCGGCGTCCCTGGAACGCTCCCTGTCCCTGCTGACCCATGGCGAAGTCAGTGCCCATTACTTGATCGGCGATGACAAGAACGCAACCATCTACAAGCTGGTGGACGAAAGCCGACGTGCCTGGCATGCCGGCGAAAGTGAATGGCAAGGCCGGACCTGGCTCAACTCCAGCTCGATCGGTATCGAAATCGTCAACCCGGGCTATATCGATACGCCCACCGGACGTCTCTGGTATCCCTACAGCGAAGCTCAAGTCCAATCCCTGATCGTCCTGCTCAAGGACATCACCCGGCGTAACGCGATCAATCCGGTGAACATCATCGGTCACAGCGATATCGCGCCCATGCGCAAACTGGACCCCGGGCCGTTGTTTCCCTGGAAACGCCTGGCCGAGGCCGGCTTGGGGGTTTGGCCAGACGAACGGGCAGTCGCTCGCCAGCAGGCCGCCTATGTGGATCAGCTTCCCAGCGCCAGTTGGTTCCAGGCCGAGCTGGCGCGCCTTGGCTACCCCACGCCGCGCACCGGCGAATGGGACGTCACCACTCATCAGGTCCTGGCCGCGTTCCAGATGCGCTATCGACCGGCCCGGTTCGATGGCGCGCCAGACGCCCAAAGTGCGGCGATCCTGACGGTCCTCAACCAGACAAAATAA
- a CDS encoding EAL domain-containing protein — MTAARETLQSWLHRPVFLAMVAAALSTVLLLAGSLFVVMQQIQQRESDQMNAQGERFLQRLEQLFGQLRESLDDLQAQPLRGCDDDMIATLQQVSFNYRFVYEAAYIDSHGVCSNRPRQSGLSLARPPDLRGPAYSYWLNTTTEPDENRAALMLGRGNFRVATSRGHLTDVVDLPPGSSLLVVLDEGERAIPVLGTEQRWPPAEPWPPKSRDALQVTQTRLIYRMPTDNPEYQLVLIAPRNGLRIPANAWWMLPISLMLGLGIGFQVFLLARQRQSMDAELHGAIRRGELQVLYQPIFDLRSRNCVGAEALLRWRRPDGTLTSPDLFIPMAENTGQIRQITDFVLQRLFDQLGQLLRANPHLYISVNLAACDVMVPRIGEVITRLLARHRVSARQIAFEVTERGLVDVLVARDNLQSLRDLGHQVLIDDFGTGYCSLAYLQTLPVDCLKIDKAFIDALGHDAASSGVAPHIIRMAHALQLKVIAEGIEHEAQASYLSSEGVKFGQGWLFAHALSAVQLIELITRGRRLLGRRLDDEA, encoded by the coding sequence ATGACGGCTGCCCGAGAAACCCTGCAAAGCTGGCTCCATCGCCCTGTTTTCCTGGCGATGGTCGCGGCTGCCCTGAGTACCGTGCTGTTGCTGGCGGGGAGCCTGTTCGTGGTGATGCAACAGATCCAGCAGCGCGAAAGCGACCAGATGAATGCCCAGGGCGAGCGTTTCCTGCAGCGCCTGGAACAGCTTTTCGGCCAACTGCGCGAAAGCCTCGATGATCTTCAGGCCCAACCTCTGCGCGGCTGTGATGACGACATGATCGCGACGCTGCAACAGGTGAGCTTCAATTACCGTTTTGTCTATGAAGCCGCTTACATCGATAGTCACGGCGTATGTTCCAATCGCCCGCGCCAGAGCGGCTTATCGTTGGCCCGCCCACCCGACTTGCGAGGCCCGGCCTACAGTTACTGGCTCAACACCACCACGGAGCCCGACGAAAATCGTGCCGCCCTGATGTTGGGGCGCGGCAATTTCCGGGTCGCTACGTCTCGCGGTCACCTGACCGATGTCGTCGATCTGCCCCCAGGCAGCAGCCTCCTTGTGGTCCTGGACGAGGGCGAGCGGGCCATTCCAGTCCTCGGCACCGAGCAACGCTGGCCGCCGGCGGAGCCGTGGCCGCCAAAAAGCCGGGACGCCTTGCAAGTGACCCAGACCCGGCTGATCTATCGGATGCCGACCGACAACCCGGAATATCAACTGGTGCTGATTGCGCCGCGCAACGGCCTTCGCATTCCCGCCAACGCCTGGTGGATGCTGCCGATCAGCTTGATGCTGGGCCTTGGCATCGGCTTCCAAGTGTTTTTGCTGGCGCGTCAGCGCCAATCCATGGACGCGGAGCTGCACGGGGCCATCCGGCGCGGCGAGCTACAGGTGCTCTATCAGCCGATTTTCGATCTGCGCAGCCGCAACTGTGTCGGCGCCGAAGCGTTGCTGCGTTGGCGACGACCAGACGGTACGCTGACCAGCCCGGACCTGTTCATTCCCATGGCGGAGAACACCGGGCAGATTCGCCAGATTACCGACTTCGTCCTGCAGCGGCTGTTCGACCAGTTGGGCCAGTTGTTGCGCGCCAACCCACACCTGTACATCTCGGTGAACCTCGCGGCCTGCGATGTGATGGTCCCGCGCATTGGGGAAGTGATTACCCGCCTGCTGGCGCGGCATCGAGTGTCGGCGCGCCAGATTGCGTTCGAAGTTACCGAGCGTGGGTTGGTTGATGTGCTGGTGGCCCGGGATAACCTGCAATCGCTGCGCGACCTGGGGCATCAGGTCCTGATCGACGATTTTGGCACCGGTTATTGCAGCCTGGCTTACCTGCAGACGCTGCCGGTGGATTGCCTGAAGATCGACAAGGCCTTCATCGACGCCTTGGGCCATGATGCAGCCAGCAGTGGCGTGGCGCCGCACATTATCCGCATGGCTCATGCGTTACAGCTAAAGGTGATTGCCGAAGGCATCGAACATGAGGCCCAGGCGTCATACCTGAGCAGCGAAGGCGTTAAGTTCGGTCAGGGTTGGCTGTTCGCCCACGCGCTCAGTGCGGTGCAGCTCATAGAGTTGATCACCCGCGGTCGGCGCTTGCTCGGACGACGCCTGGACGACGAAGCTTGA
- a CDS encoding KinB sensor domain-containing domain has translation MKLAMKLRTRLFLSISALITVALLGLLLGLVSVMQMANTQEKSVRDNFILLDLGLKLRQTLGDQLMIMLDEKPDLAALEESKRQYFELLDEGIAHEREQDDSAARFSHAKADYISFIQAFDASLQQSTPLSSNQDLTEKFNVLRGGLIDGYRHALNKISDTQDRARERALLISSLLGLVGLAVLIIGFVTAHGIARRFGAPIEALAAAADDIGQGKFEVTLPISSAAELNLLTRRFGIMAQALREHQATNVDELLAGQQRLQAVLDSIDDGLLMIDRQGRLEHLNPVAQRQLGWDQERLGQGLGEALGRIELDDELQVVLRGGSQERAPDDLSIEVDGESRVLTYSLTPVIHTQGQILGAVMVLHDVTEQRAFERVRSEFVLRASHELRTPVTGMHMAFGLLQERVHFPEDSREADLLNTVNEEMQRLMQLINDLLNFSRYQNGLQKLTLAPCSIEQMLDAARLRFAEQAEAKGVELLVEIQGPLPRLHADAAQLDRVLDNLIDNAMRHTNDDGQIRLQARRHGERVIISVEDNGEGIAYGQQGRIFEPFVQVGRKKGGAGLGLALCKEIVQLHGGRMGVYSRPGQGTQFYMALTV, from the coding sequence ATGAAACTGGCGATGAAGCTGCGCACACGGCTGTTCCTCAGTATCTCGGCACTGATTACCGTGGCGCTGCTGGGGCTTTTGCTGGGCCTCGTCAGCGTCATGCAGATGGCCAATACCCAGGAAAAGTCCGTGCGCGACAACTTTATCCTGCTCGACCTGGGTCTCAAGTTGCGCCAGACGCTGGGCGATCAGTTGATGATCATGCTCGATGAAAAACCCGATCTGGCGGCGCTGGAAGAATCCAAGCGCCAATATTTCGAGTTGTTGGACGAGGGCATTGCCCATGAGCGAGAACAGGACGATTCAGCCGCCCGCTTCAGCCACGCCAAAGCCGATTACATCAGTTTTATCCAGGCTTTCGACGCGTCTCTCCAACAATCGACGCCACTGAGCAGCAATCAGGACCTCACAGAGAAGTTCAACGTGCTGCGCGGCGGCTTGATCGATGGCTATCGACACGCACTGAACAAAATCAGCGATACACAGGACCGCGCCCGCGAACGGGCTCTCCTGATTTCCAGCTTGCTGGGCCTGGTGGGCCTGGCGGTATTGATCATCGGGTTCGTGACCGCCCACGGCATAGCCAGGCGTTTCGGCGCGCCGATCGAGGCCCTGGCGGCCGCGGCGGACGATATCGGGCAGGGCAAGTTCGAGGTGACGCTGCCCATCTCCTCAGCGGCGGAACTGAACCTGCTGACGCGGCGTTTCGGCATCATGGCCCAGGCGTTGCGCGAACATCAGGCCACCAATGTCGATGAACTGCTCGCCGGCCAGCAACGCCTGCAAGCGGTGCTCGACAGCATTGATGACGGCCTGCTGATGATCGACCGCCAGGGCCGGCTGGAGCACCTCAATCCGGTGGCCCAACGGCAACTCGGCTGGGACCAGGAACGCCTGGGCCAAGGATTGGGCGAGGCGCTTGGACGTATCGAGCTGGATGACGAGCTGCAAGTGGTCCTGCGCGGTGGTTCCCAAGAGCGCGCGCCAGACGACCTGAGCATTGAGGTAGATGGCGAATCCCGCGTGCTGACGTACAGCCTGACGCCGGTCATCCATACCCAGGGCCAGATTCTCGGGGCAGTGATGGTATTGCATGACGTCACCGAACAGCGCGCCTTCGAGCGGGTACGCAGCGAATTCGTATTGCGGGCGTCTCATGAGCTGCGCACCCCCGTGACCGGCATGCACATGGCATTCGGGCTGCTGCAGGAGCGCGTGCATTTCCCCGAGGACTCTCGCGAGGCGGACCTGCTCAATACGGTCAATGAAGAAATGCAGCGGCTGATGCAGCTCATCAACGACCTGCTCAACTTTTCCCGCTATCAGAACGGCTTGCAGAAACTCACCCTGGCGCCTTGCTCCATCGAGCAAATGCTGGACGCGGCCCGGCTGCGGTTTGCCGAGCAGGCCGAAGCGAAGGGCGTCGAGCTGTTGGTGGAGATCCAGGGACCGTTGCCGCGCCTGCATGCCGACGCCGCGCAGTTGGACCGGGTCTTGGACAACTTGATCGACAATGCGATGCGTCATACCAACGATGACGGCCAGATCCGTTTGCAGGCCCGACGCCACGGCGAACGGGTGATTATCAGCGTTGAAGACAACGGCGAGGGTATCGCCTACGGCCAGCAGGGCCGGATCTTCGAACCCTTCGTCCAGGTCGGACGCAAAAAGGGCGGCGCGGGGCTCGGCCTGGCGCTGTGCAAGGAGATCGTCCAGCTGCATGGTGGACGCATGGGCGTGTATTCCAGGCCAGGGCAGGGCACCCAGTTTTATATGGCCCTGACGGTCTGA